CTACCCACATTTGGTGCTGGCCCACATCACAACACACCACGCCAGTATTCGGCATACGCTTACTGAGTTCATTTAATAGATAAGGCGCAAAGACTTTTTCGCCAGGGTAGTCATAACGCCAAGCATGCGTTTTTTTCATTTCCAAAGTATGTGCTAACCAGTGTGCATCTGTCACAAAGCACGCTAGATGAGGAATGGTGGCTTTAAGGTCGCCAATCATAGATGCCGCAGCAGGCTTACGCTTACCAACTTCTGCAGGGTCGATATCAAGATGAATCACTTTCGCCTTCGAGGCAAACTTAGCCAAGTTACCTGTTACGCGGTCGTCAAAACGCGCACCGATACAGACTAAAACATCACATTCTTGTACTGCTAGGTTGGCAGCTTGACCACCATGCATACCTAACATGCCTAAATCATATTCATAGTCAGGTAAAACACTGCCTAGCGCTTTTAATGTTGAAACAGCCGGCATGTGCGTTTTATTTAAAAATTGCATCAGCTCAGCTTGCGCGTTCGCGTTGTGCACACCCCCCCCCACATAAGCCACCGGCTTTTTCGCTTGTGCTAGCAGTTGCTCCGCTTTGACAACTTCGCCCATGTCGAGCTCGGGCGCTTCTTCTTCAAGTGCAAGCCAAGGGTGAAATGGTACCTGTGCCAGCTGAATGTCTTTTGGAATATCAACCAAAACAGGGCCAGGACGACCTGATAATGCTAAATGCATGGCTTCTTGCAATACCTCAGCTAAGTCTTCAGCGCGCTCAACCATGTAACTGTGCTTAGTGCACGAGAGCGACATGCCTAATACGTCTACCTCTTGAAATGCGTCAGAGCCAATAGCCGCCGTAGGTACTTGCCCTGTAATGGCCAAAACAGGCACTGAGTCCATCATGGCATCAGCAAGTGAGGTGATTAAGTTAGTTGCACCTGGGCCAGACGTAGCAAAACACACACCTAGTTTGCCTGTACTGCGGGCATACCCTACTGCCGCAAATCCCGCACCTTGCTCATGACGAGTTAGGTAATGTTTGACAGGCGCGCCATACAACGCATCGTAGATTGGCATGATTGCCCCACCAGGGTAACCAAATACCTCTTTAACGCCATGTTTGGCTAGTAAATCTATTAGTAACTCTGCGCCTGTCATCTTCGTTCCTCATTCCCAATCTGACTGCTTTATTCGACCCTAAAACGAAAAAGCCCCCCGAACTTTTCAGTGCGGGGGGCTTTTTGCTTAATACTTTTCTTTCAGCACTAACCAGCCCCCGCGGTAATAATAATCACCACGTTGATAATCACGACTAGTAGAGAATGTGCTGTTTTGAGCATTTAAA
The Pseudoalteromonas phenolica genome window above contains:
- the ilvG gene encoding acetolactate synthase 2 catalytic subunit; this encodes MTGAELLIDLLAKHGVKEVFGYPGGAIMPIYDALYGAPVKHYLTRHEQGAGFAAVGYARSTGKLGVCFATSGPGATNLITSLADAMMDSVPVLAITGQVPTAAIGSDAFQEVDVLGMSLSCTKHSYMVERAEDLAEVLQEAMHLALSGRPGPVLVDIPKDIQLAQVPFHPWLALEEEAPELDMGEVVKAEQLLAQAKKPVAYVGGGVHNANAQAELMQFLNKTHMPAVSTLKALGSVLPDYEYDLGMLGMHGGQAANLAVQECDVLVCIGARFDDRVTGNLAKFASKAKVIHLDIDPAEVGKRKPAAASMIGDLKATIPHLACFVTDAHWLAHTLEMKKTHAWRYDYPGEKVFAPYLLNELSKRMPNTGVVCCDVGQHQMWVAQHMKFTSPHNHLSSGGAGTMGFGLPAAIGAQIARPDDMVITVSGDGSIMMNIQELATIRRNNLPVKILILDNQRLGMVRQWQQLFFEGRYSETNLSDNPDFVQLAAVFGIPGQTITHASEVDAAVDALVASEGPYILHACIDDKENVWPLVPPGAANDEMMTENA